DNA sequence from the Glycine soja cultivar W05 chromosome 18, ASM419377v2, whole genome shotgun sequence genome:
CCTGTTTACCTTGAGGTATTTCACATTTTATCTTTGCTTGATATATTATTGGTACTGAGGTTTGAAGCTATTCAAACTATCCAAATTGCATGTGGTAGTGCTGTATTTACCCCTTtgattttgttagttttaaatGTGAAGACCCACGCCAAGATGCAAGTTTGAGGTTTATGTATTTACCACAAAGTAGTGAActtaataaactaaaataaaataagaaattaaatttacatgcaTTATGAAAATTGATATGTTGTCCATTTCATGGCTCTTTGATTGGTAATTGGAAGGGGAATGCAGTTTTTTCCTCTAACCATCTAAACCTCCTGGTCTGTCGAGTAAGTTTGTGAAGCAAGGGAGTGATTTACTTGTGTTGAAAAGATAGGAAGAAAATTTAAGCAACATGATATTTATCCAACTGTTTTTCATGGTAGGTGATCATTTTCTTACCGGATTCCATGCACCTTAATTTGTTTGTGTTATGAGTGAAacattttatttcctttatgCCTTACAGTCTAAAATTAATCTGCGGACTTATACACATTTTTAGGTTGCAAAACATGCTCTTATGGAAGAATCCTTTGAAGTCAATATTCGTGACTACACAAAGATAATACATTATTATGGCGAGCACAATCTATTGGAAGATGCGGAAAAATTTCTTGCACTCATGAAGCAAAGGGGCTTCATCTATGATCAGGTAATTCTGACTACCATGGTTCACATGTACAGCAAGGCTGGCAATCATGACCGGGCCAAGGAGTACTTTGAAGAGATCAAATTGCTCGGCGAACCTTTGGATAAAAGATCGTATGGCTCAATGATCATGGCCTACATCAGAGCTGGAATGCCTGAAGAAGGAGAGAATTTACTTCAAGAAATGGAGGCACAAGAAATACTCGCAGGCAGCGAGGTTTACAAGGCGCTGCTTAGAGCCTACTCTATGATTGGTAATGCTGAAGGTGCACAAAGGGTGTTTGATGCAATTCAACTGGCCGGTATCACCCCAGATGATAAGATTTGTAGTTTGGTTGTTAATGCTTATGTTATGGCTGGGCAAAGTCAGAAGGCTCTCATTGCATTTGAAAATATGAGAAGAGCAGGTATCAAACCTAGTGATAAATGCATAGCTTCAGTGTTGGTTGCATATGAGAAGGAAAGTAAGATAAATACTGCATTAGAATTTCTAATAGATTTGGAGAGAGATGGCATTATGGTTGAGGAAGAAGCTTCTGCGGTACTAGCTAAGTGGTTCCGAAAACTAGGGGTGGTGGAAGAGGTAGAGCTTGTTTTAAGAGACTTTGTTACTAGTAATCAGATAAGCTAATGAACTCTTGAAAATAATGcatgagaatattttttttataacttatatcAAGCATCGGAATGTATGTTACATTCTCAAGTTCACATTTTgggaaattaattttgtaaaagcaAACACATTCTTTGGTATAagtattatataaaaacaaaacaaaaatctgaCAAAGCGAACCTCAGCGATATATCTTGAATAAGAATTAGATTCCAGCTAAATTAATTCTCTAACCAACCAACATTTTGGACACACCCAAGTGGGTAATCTGATTGAATCATTTAAGTAATATATAAGTTTAATCTTTAATGAAAATTTCtcaatcaaatttcaaattagaTTTTTATACTACATTGATCGATTGCATTCATTGTCTTtgatatatatgttgcatgctTTTTCTAGAAAGTGATCAGCTACATATTCTCCCAATGACCTTACACAAATTTACACACACGTGTCCCATACTTCTGGCGAGTTTTCGTTTTCTCAAAAATGGAAACATGTTCAGGTCGACAAATCTGTTTCAATTAACTTCAAAGAAAGTACGAACCAAATAGACGAGGGAAGAGATTTGTGGAGAGTACGTAATTCAATTTCTATGCTTTTACAGTAACAAAAgttgtactattttttttatggcaacaaaatttatactattaaccgatgaaattatgataaattttttaaagtggAATAAGAATAACTTTAAAAGAATCatttcttctcatttattttcttaaaatttaataattaaaattaattattcgttataattattaactttcaagaaaataaattatgcaaaagaaaattaacgGTGAAAGAATTACttttagaataatttaatttctctcctttcaagaTAAGttattaaatgttataatagTCATGTAAGTTATACTAAACACTAGATGTTGTAGGCTTGCATGCTGCCTTTGATGAAGCCTTCGACACACTCTCATTGTGCTAATATTTGAAGGTTCCAAGAGGTTCTCTGTTCTGATCTTCATTTCaaggctatatatatatatatatatatatatatatatatatatatatatatatatatatatatatgcagtcAGCCAGTACTTCAGGGACTTGGTTAACTTCTGTTATTGAATAAATTACTTCAAATTCTCATGATAAGTACTAGAGATACAATGTATGGGAATATATGGgagatataagattgattttataattaagaaaataaatcataagtttaattttaacaaattaataattaatatctatagaagaaaaaattattaccaACATGAACAACTTAATGGTAAGTGAAGCAGTTcatttaaagagattttttttttttactttaatcagAAGaactatattttgaatattttttacaacataTGGTTTTTTGCTTTATTAAAACATGAGATTTAGAGTGTGTTTCGtgtagtttatttttaaatttttttctccttaaaaGAAGAAGCTGGGCCAAACAATATTTGAATAAAGgtccttaaatttttaaaagcttatttattttacgaaaaggAGCTTTTAACAAAAGTTCCCTAGAGGAGCTTTGGATGGGCTTTTGCAGAGCTTATATTGCCAAGGCTTCCATCCGATTCAGCGTAAGCctgtattcttcttcttctttaattta
Encoded proteins:
- the LOC114397604 gene encoding pentatricopeptide repeat-containing protein At1g01970-like — its product is MMGTYCNNLLCNFYHPNYSITNDVTKFCRVLTRGNSLCQNPVYFGLRKHRFDSVLVSVGLEEVVKEEGKEDNDRRYRWIEVGKNVTKEQQQAISKLPFRMADRCKALMRQIICFSAEKGSMSDLLRSWVKLMKPTRADWLSVLKELKIREHPVYLEVAKHALMEESFEVNIRDYTKIIHYYGEHNLLEDAEKFLALMKQRGFIYDQVILTTMVHMYSKAGNHDRAKEYFEEIKLLGEPLDKRSYGSMIMAYIRAGMPEEGENLLQEMEAQEILAGSEVYKALLRAYSMIGNAEGAQRVFDAIQLAGITPDDKICSLVVNAYVMAGQSQKALIAFENMRRAGIKPSDKCIASVLVAYEKESKINTALEFLIDLERDGIMVEEEASAVLAKWFRKLGVVEEVELVLRDFVTSNQIS